AGAAAATTTAACCAATTATGTCGAGGAAAATGGAATAAAAATCTCTGAGTTAACAGATGTATATCAAATAGAAAAGACTGGGAATTCATTTAATCTGAAAACAAGTAAAGGAGAAATTGAATCAAAAATAGTTTTAGTTGCGCCAGGAAGAGCAGGAGCAAAATGGTTCTACGAACAAACTAAAAAACTAGGCGTAGATACTGTACCTGGACCTTTAGATATAGGGGTAAGAGTTGAAGTAGAATCTTTTGTCATGGATGAACTGACTACAGCAGTATGGGATCCAAAAATTATAATGTATTCTAAAAAGTACGACGACAAAGTTAGAACATTCTGTGTAAATCCAAGAGGATTTATAATGAAGGAAGTTTATGACGATGGAACTATAGGTGTGAATGGAGAAACATATGTTGATAGAAAAAGTAATAATACAAATTTCGCATTTTTAGCTACAATAAAGCTTTCTGATCCACTGGAAGATACAATAGAATACGGAAAGAGCATTGCAAGGCTTATGACAAGACTTGGCGGTGAAAAACCCATACTTCAGCGTCTTATAGACTTTGAAAAAGGGAGAAGAAGCACATGGGAGAGAATTAACAGATCAACTGTCAAACCAACTCTCAGAGATGTTACTCCAGGAGATATAAGTATGGGTCTTCCTTATAGGATAATTTCAGACCTTGTAGAAGGATTAGAAAGATTAGATAATATAGCATCAGGTATTTACTCTTCTAACACTTTACTTTACGCTCCAGAAATTAAGTATTATAGCGTAAAGACTGTAGTAGATAGTAATATGGAGACTGTAGTAGATAATTTATTCGTAGCAGGCGATGGAGCAGGATTATCAAGAGGAATAAATGTTGCTGCCGCAACAGGTATCTTAGCTGCAAGAGGAATTATAAATAAGCTAGGTTTAAGCTAACGTTTTTATTTCAGATTATAAAGAACTATATATGCAGTTAGATGAAGTTGATAAAAATCTACTTATGGAATTAGAGTATCATTTTCCTTATTCTCCTACTCCATTTTACGAGATTTCTAGAAAGCTTGATATATCGGAAGATGAGACAATAGAGAGAATTAAAAAGCTTGTTGATGAAGAGATAGTAAAAAGAATTGGTATGTACATAAATTTTAGAGCTAAAGGAATGGAAGGAGCGTTAGTTGCAGCACAGATTCCTTTAGAGAATCTTGAAAAGTATAGAAGAATAGCTCTAGGTATCAGAGAATTAACTCACAACTTCATAAGAAATCATCCAAAATATAATGTTTGGCTTGTTATAAAAGCAGAAAATAGAGAAAGACTTAATTCCAACATTAAAAACTTAATGGAAGAGGTTAACGCACAAGATTATGTTATATTATATTCTAAGAAATCACTCAAATTAAGTGTAAAGTATGATATAATTAGAGGAATCTCATGGAGTGAAAATACGGATGTGACATTACCAGAAAAAATACCAACTGCAGAAGAGCTAGGTATAAGTAAAGAACTTCTAAAAGCTTTGTCAGTTCCTTTACCCATTACTGAGCATCCGTTTAAAGATATTGCTGAAAGATTCAATATGACGGAAGAGCAACTAATAGACTTAGTTAAAGAGTTAAAAGATAAGCATGTAGTAAAAGATTATGGAGCTACTTTAAATGGCGAAAAAGTAGGAATTAAGGAAAATGCAATGCTCCTTATTAACACAGGAAATATAGAGAAAGCTTGTGAAAATATAGCGCTTCACATAAATGAGGCTACACATGTTGTCTTAAGAGAAAGCAATAAGCCATGGGATTACTTATGCTACTGCATGCTACATGGTAAGGATAAACAAGTTATTTTCGATGCAGTAAAGAAAGTTATAGGTGAAACTAGTGCGGAAAGTTATATGTTACTGTTTAGTTTAGAAAATTTAAAGCCAGGAATTGTCATGTAACGTCATAACTGCCCTTAAATTTGAGCGAAGTTGTTACTTTTTTGAGCTCATTTAATAGATCTTTATCGAAAGTACCCTCATACTCTATATAAAAATAATAATGCCAAGGTATGCTTCTAACTGGCCTTGAATATATCATTTTCAGGTTTTTACTAAGGACATAAAATTTTTCTAAGACCTTATATAAACTCCCCGGTAAATCTGGAACAGTAAACAACATTATAGATCTTTCACCAGTTAAACTAACCTTTTTTGAAATTAGTGCAAATTTTGTAATGTTACTATCATAATCTTGAACTTCATTGACTAAAATTTTTAATCCATAAAGCTTGGCAGCAAACTCTGAGCATAGGGCAGCAGAATTAGGATCAGATATTGCTAATAAAGCTGCCTTAGAAGTACTTTCCACTGGTATTATATTATTTGTAACACCTAGTTCTAGAAGAGAATTTTGAGCCTCTTTATATGCATATAAATGAGTATATATATTCTTTATCTTGTTTATATTAATATTCTCTTTAGAAGCTAAGACTAAATTAATTTTTAACTGTATAATTTTATTTACAAATATATCATCATACTCGAATAAATTATCTAAAGTCTCATTAACAGGGCCTTCTAAGCTATTCTCTATAGGAACTACCCCTAGCTTATCTTCAGAATTAATTCTATGAAATATTTCAGATATAGACTGAGATTCTATATATTTAGCATCACTAATTTTTAAAGCAGCTTCATGAGAAAAGCTTCCTTTAGGTCCTAGATAGTAAATTCCATGTGGGTCCCACTCTTTGTTTTTTCTCTAAAATAAAAATTTAATCTACAATCTTTGCATCTATTCCTTCCTTTGCCAAATCAAGAATTAATTGTCTTATAGCGTTCGTTGAAGATATTTCAAACATTACATATATCTTGGTATATCCTGGTTTTACATCACTACTTATTCTATCATGTACAACATCTATGATGTTTCCCCTAATTTTAGCAACATAACTCAGAACCTTATTCAAATATCCTGGCTTATCTGGTACTATTACTTTCACCTTTACGATACGCTTTATTTTATAAAGATTTTTCTCTATAATATGAGATAATAATGAAAGATCTACATTTCCTCCACTTAATATACTAACTACTTTTTGAGACGGATTAAGTTTTATTTTTGAAGAAAGTATTGCAGCCAACGATGCAGCTCCGGCTCCTTCTACAAGTGTCTTTGCCCTCTCTAGCAATAAGGACATTGCACATGCTATTTCATCATCATCAACTAATACAATATCATCCACTAACTCATTTATTATATCAAAAGTAAGTTCAGATGGATTTTTTACTAATATTCCATCAGCTATTGAATATGAAGGCTCTATATCAGTTAGTCTACCAAGATCTTTTGAAATTTTTAAAGAAGGAGAAGCGGAAGATTGAACGCCTATTATTTTTATATTTCTATTTTTAGCTTTTAATGCTATAGCTATTCCAGAAATTAAACCACCTCCGCCTACTGGTACTACTACTATATCAGGAGATATTTGCGATAAAGTTTCTAACCCTAGAGTGCCTTGACCTAAAATAACGTTAATATCACCATATGGATGAACTAAAACTAAATTGCGTTCCTTTATCAATTCTTCAGCTTTACTCATACTTTCGTGCAAATACGATCCATAAAGTATAACTTCCGCTCCATAACCTTTTGTGGATAGATACTTTGAGATGGGAGCTGTTTCAGGCATAACTATTACTGATCTGATTCCTAAAACATTAGAAGCATATGCAACACCTTGTGCATGGTTTCCCGCAGAAACAGCAATTACTCCTCTCTTCTTCTCTTCATCAGATAAAGAAAGTAACTTAGAAAATGCTCCCCTAACTTTAAATGAGCCGGTTTTTTGTAAATTTTCTAGCTTTAAATAAACATTAGAATTTACCATTCTTGAAAATGTTGTTGAGTAATCTAATGGGGTCTCATGAATATACGGAGATATTCTTTCTTTAATCTTAACTATTTCATCAAAGTATTTTATATACGTCATCTGTAAACCCTGCCCTCATCACGCTTTCAGTGATCGAGAGAATCTTCATTACTAATAATATCATTAATAGTCTTTTTTAATTTTGCATAAGTGGTATCTAGATCCTCTGGTAGTACTTTTGTATTTGACAATACTGGCATAAAGTTAGCATCACCGTTCCATCTAGGAACAATGTGAACGTGAACATGAGCTTCAATGCCTGCACCTGCAGTCCTACCGATGTTTATACCTATGTTAAATCCATCAGGTGAATAAATTTTTCTAATTGACGATAATGTAATTTTAATTAATCTAAAAACATCTTGAGCTTCATTATTATCTAGTAAATCTATTGACGAGACATGCCTATAAGGTACTATCATTACATGACCAGGATTATAAGGAAATCTATTAAGAATAATATAAGCATGCCTACTTCTATATACTATCAGATTCTTCTCATCTAAGTTTTGTTTAGGAAATTCACAAAATATACAAAAGCCTTCTTCTTTCTTGCTCTTAGATGAATCTGCTACATATTTAGATCTCCAAGGTGCCCATAGAAAATCCATAATATTGAAAATATTGGGAGTTTTAAAAAATTATTCTTCTGCGTCCCTAATTCCTTCTTCCGTTATTGCAAATACTACTTCTCCTTCTGGTAAATGCGGCGCATCTACCATTCTAGCTATTCTTTTATTTCCTCTGCTTTTCTTAACTTGAATTCTTATCCCAGGTACATGATAAAGCGTATGACCTCCTACTGCAACAGTCGGATCTCCGTAAAACATATCTGGCCTTGCCATGACTTGGTTAGTAATAATAACTGCCAAATCATATATTTCTGCTAACCTAGTTAATTGATGTAAATGCTTATTGAGTTTCTGTTGCCTTGCAGCCAAATTTTCTCTCCCAGTATATTCTGCTCTAAAATGCGAAGTAACTGAATCAACTATAACGACCTTTACTGATGGATTTTTAGCTATAAATTCTTGCAAATCGTCTCCTATAGCTATTTGGTGATCCGAATTTATAGCTCTCATGTAATATATATTATCCATAGCCGTGTCTGGATCTAGCCCAGCAGCCTTGGCCATAGATTCTATTCTTTCCCATCTAAAAGTACCTTCAGTATCAATATAAACTGCTTTTCCAGATAATCCGCCTTTTTCAGGAGGCAATTGCACATTTACAGATATTTGATGGCATATCTGCGTCTTTCCAGATCCGAATTCTCCGAAAAATTCTGTCATTGTCCTAGTCTCTATTCCACCACCCAATAATCCATCCAAAGCTTGACTACTGGTAGTTATTTTCCTAACATTCATCCTCTCCTTTTTGACCTCTAGAGCTGTCTTAAACCTTATATCCAATGCGTCCCTAGCTTCTTTTATAATACGTTGTGCAGTGGTTAGGGGAATTCCTGCTGCAACACTAAGATCTTGCGGTGATGCTACAGCTATTGCTTCGAGGCTGGAGTATCCTGCATCCGTTAGCTTATTTAATACAGCTTGACCTACTCCGCTAAGATCTTCGATGTTCTTAGGTTTTTTCTTTTCTTGAACTTGATCAGCCAATTTTATTCACCTTTCTAAACTTAGAACTTCAACAACTACTATTATATATTTTATCCACCCTTCCTTAAATACCATCCTATATCTAATTCTGGTATTATCAGCGTACTATTTTCGAACCGTTTAACTTTAACATATGCAATAAATTCTCCATATTTATTTACCACTATTGCTCTATCAAAAGTAATTTTTTTATTAATATTTACTGTATTGCCATAAATTAATTTATTTATAATTTTTTCATTTAATCTTATAGTTTTTTTACAAAACATAGCGAGTATATTACCAAGAGGTATTAAAGGAAGTACCTTTCTTGAGTTAAATATCTTTAAAATTGGAGTACCTATCATATATGGATATAAATCTATTTCTGATATCTTACTAATAATATCAGTAAAATCTGATGTAGATATGCTTACTTGTGAAAATTTCTCTCCTAACAATTCGTATACATGATACTTAGAAAAGTAGTTATAAATAGCATCACGCTCGCAATCAAATCTTCCTAAAATATTATCTATAATATCTAGAAATTCGTAAATAGTGAGACTTTTCACTCGCATTTCTTGAGATGGCATACAAAAAATCCCTCTGTTCCATTCTTATGAGGATAAAATCTAATACAATTAGATACCTCTTCATTAAATGAGATACCATTATAATCTATAATTCCACTTTCTGCAGGATATCCGGAAATTTTCACGGTTTTCATTCCGAGTTCCTCGATAGCAAAATTAATTACCATTTCATCTTCCTCTGGAGCTATACTACAAGTAGAATATACAAGATCGCCCCCTTTCTTAAGCAACTTGTATGCAATAGAAATCATCTGGAGCTGAATTGCGCTAAAATTCTTTAAATCCGAAATAGAAGTTTTGGTCTTTCTAGATTGATCTATAGGAATTAATCCTTCTCCTGAACAAGGAGCATCTAGAAGAATTTTATCAAAATTAAGTTTAGTTTTTTCTAAAGTTCTAACATCCGACCTTATTAGTAAAATATTAAGAGCACTCATTCTAGTAATATTTGATAAAAGAGGTGTAATTCTTAGTCTGGATTTTTCCACTGCAAGTATTAGACCTTTATTGCTCATAAGCTGAGATAATTGAGTAGTTTTACCACCTGGCGCAGCGGCCATATCTAATACAGTATCTGAAGCTGAAGGATTAAGAACATAAGCGGGAACCATTGATGCTAATCCTTGAATATAATAATAACCTTGCAAATACTCAATTGTTGCCCCTAAAGAGGGTTTAGATGGCATTCTCTTTATTACATAACCATGTTTTAACCAACTGACTTTCTCTAGTTCAAAACCTTTATCTCTCATTCTTGAGACTAACTCGCCACAATTTGTCTTTAACGTATTACATCTTATACTTTTTTTCAATGGAAAATTACATGAATATAAAAAATCTTCTGCTTCGTCTTCGAATAAATGTAAATATCTTTCTACCATATAGTCTAAAAATCCGTATTTACGCGATAGTTCTACAGCTTTTACTGAAGGGGAAATTGTAAAGATTTTATCATACTTTTTTATATAGTTTTCAATAGTAGACATGCAAATGACTGATATAATAGAAAGAGAAGTAAAATTAAAACTTGAATCACCTACACTAACAGATCTTTATAATAAATTATTAGGTGATGGTATACAATTTATAAGGAAAGAAACTGAAGAGGATATCTATTTTAATACTGAATTTAGGGATTTCAGAAAAACCGATGAGGCACTAAGAATAAGGAAAACAGATACAGGAATAGAATTTACTTATAAAGGACCTAAAATAGGAAAATTAAGCAAATCTAGAGAAGAAATCACAGTAACCGTGAATAATACAGAAAATCTTATCAAAATTTTAGAAAAACTCGGAATTAAACCAGCATATACTGTAGTTAAAAATAGAATTTTTCTAAGAGATTCAGAATTCATAATATGTTTGGATACCGTGAAAGATCTTGGAGAATTCATAGAAATCGAAATACCAAACTCTACTGAGGAAAAACTTATCAATTATGTAAACTTATTTCTTGAAAAGTATAAAATAAAAGCAACACAAATTAAAAAGTCATACTTAGAATTATTGGTGACTAAAAACGAGAAAAACGATAGCAATACTGACTGATTTTGGAATAAATGACAACTATAATGGAGTAATGGAAGCAGTGATTAAGAAAATTAATAACGAAACAGATATAACGTATGTAACTCCTAACGCAAAGAATTTTAATATATATGCTGCATCATACTTGCTATATACATCTTATAGGTATTTTAAAAAAGGAACAATATTTTTAGTAGTTATAGATCCAGGAGTAGGCACTAACAGAAAGGCAATAATAGTAAAAACAAAAAATTATTTCTTCGTAGGTCCAGATAATGGTGTTTTATATCCAGCAGTTTCGGAAGACGGTATTAACGAAGTTATTGAGATAAGCAATCCAAAACCATTTTTATCGAAATATATATCTAAAACTTTTCATGGTAGAGATATATTTGCCACAGCTGCAGGTTTCTTGTCAGCAGGTGTCAGTATCAATATATTTGGCCCAGAAGTAACGGTAGATCAACTCGTTAA
This genomic interval from Acidianus sp. HS-5 contains the following:
- a CDS encoding RsmB/NOP family class I SAM-dependent RNA methyltransferase: MSTIENYIKKYDKIFTISPSVKAVELSRKYGFLDYMVERYLHLFEDEAEDFLYSCNFPLKKSIRCNTLKTNCGELVSRMRDKGFELEKVSWLKHGYVIKRMPSKPSLGATIEYLQGYYYIQGLASMVPAYVLNPSASDTVLDMAAAPGGKTTQLSQLMSNKGLILAVEKSRLRITPLLSNITRMSALNILLIRSDVRTLEKTKLNFDKILLDAPCSGEGLIPIDQSRKTKTSISDLKNFSAIQLQMISIAYKLLKKGGDLVYSTCSIAPEEDEMVINFAIEELGMKTVKISGYPAESGIIDYNGISFNEEVSNCIRFYPHKNGTEGFFVCHLKKCE
- a CDS encoding NAD(P)/FAD-dependent oxidoreductase codes for the protein MYDVVIVGGGPAGLFAAYELTNALHGNQEYKILLVDKGVRASKRSCPLLTPKEKCTFCNPCHINYGIGGAGTFSSGIINLRPDIGGDLHELMRSWDAAQQLINYVDDTFIKFGAPKDRLFKPDPEKTKEIQKKAAKVGAEFVPIVQRHIGTDKSPQVIENLTNYVEENGIKISELTDVYQIEKTGNSFNLKTSKGEIESKIVLVAPGRAGAKWFYEQTKKLGVDTVPGPLDIGVRVEVESFVMDELTTAVWDPKIIMYSKKYDDKVRTFCVNPRGFIMKEVYDDGTIGVNGETYVDRKSNNTNFAFLATIKLSDPLEDTIEYGKSIARLMTRLGGEKPILQRLIDFEKGRRSTWERINRSTVKPTLRDVTPGDISMGLPYRIISDLVEGLERLDNIASGIYSSNTLLYAPEIKYYSVKTVVDSNMETVVDNLFVAGDGAGLSRGINVAAATGILAARGIINKLGLS
- the radA gene encoding DNA repair and recombination protein RadA, with protein sequence MADQVQEKKKPKNIEDLSGVGQAVLNKLTDAGYSSLEAIAVASPQDLSVAAGIPLTTAQRIIKEARDALDIRFKTALEVKKERMNVRKITTSSQALDGLLGGGIETRTMTEFFGEFGSGKTQICHQISVNVQLPPEKGGLSGKAVYIDTEGTFRWERIESMAKAAGLDPDTAMDNIYYMRAINSDHQIAIGDDLQEFIAKNPSVKVVIVDSVTSHFRAEYTGRENLAARQQKLNKHLHQLTRLAEIYDLAVIITNQVMARPDMFYGDPTVAVGGHTLYHVPGIRIQVKKSRGNKRIARMVDAPHLPEGEVVFAITEEGIRDAEE
- a CDS encoding prephenate dehydratase domain-containing protein, producing the protein MYYLGPKGSFSHEAALKISDAKYIESQSISEIFHRINSEDKLGVVPIENSLEGPVNETLDNLFEYDDIFVNKIIQLKINLVLASKENININKIKNIYTHLYAYKEAQNSLLELGVTNNIIPVESTSKAALLAISDPNSAALCSEFAAKLYGLKILVNEVQDYDSNITKFALISKKVSLTGERSIMLFTVPDLPGSLYKVLEKFYVLSKNLKMIYSRPVRSIPWHYYFYIEYEGTFDKDLLNELKKVTTSLKFKGSYDVT
- a CDS encoding SAM-dependent chlorinase/fluorinase produces the protein MEAVIKKINNETDITYVTPNAKNFNIYAASYLLYTSYRYFKKGTIFLVVIDPGVGTNRKAIIVKTKNYFFVGPDNGVLYPAVSEDGINEVIEISNPKPFLSKYISKTFHGRDIFATAAGFLSAGVSINIFGPEVTVDQLVKLKYTYNIKEKNIVCGKVIYIDHFGNTATSIRGISFTSENVKIIFNNNIINARKVNTFGESEGNEFLVYKNGYGFVEIGINKENASIKLNATEGEDVCLEGSIQEDFSHST
- a CDS encoding Lrp/AsnC family transcriptional regulator, whose product is MQLDEVDKNLLMELEYHFPYSPTPFYEISRKLDISEDETIERIKKLVDEEIVKRIGMYINFRAKGMEGALVAAQIPLENLEKYRRIALGIRELTHNFIRNHPKYNVWLVIKAENRERLNSNIKNLMEEVNAQDYVILYSKKSLKLSVKYDIIRGISWSENTDVTLPEKIPTAEELGISKELLKALSVPLPITEHPFKDIAERFNMTEEQLIDLVKELKDKHVVKDYGATLNGEKVGIKENAMLLINTGNIEKACENIALHINEATHVVLRESNKPWDYLCYCMLHGKDKQVIFDAVKKVIGETSAESYMLLFSLENLKPGIVM
- the ilvA gene encoding threonine ammonia-lyase, coding for MTYIKYFDEIVKIKERISPYIHETPLDYSTTFSRMVNSNVYLKLENLQKTGSFKVRGAFSKLLSLSDEEKKRGVIAVSAGNHAQGVAYASNVLGIRSVIVMPETAPISKYLSTKGYGAEVILYGSYLHESMSKAEELIKERNLVLVHPYGDINVILGQGTLGLETLSQISPDIVVVPVGGGGLISGIAIALKAKNRNIKIIGVQSSASPSLKISKDLGRLTDIEPSYSIADGILVKNPSELTFDIINELVDDIVLVDDDEIACAMSLLLERAKTLVEGAGAASLAAILSSKIKLNPSQKVVSILSGGNVDLSLLSHIIEKNLYKIKRIVKVKVIVPDKPGYLNKVLSYVAKIRGNIIDVVHDRISSDVKPGYTKIYVMFEISSTNAIRQLILDLAKEGIDAKIVD
- the cyaB gene encoding class IV adenylate cyclase, producing the protein MTDIIEREVKLKLESPTLTDLYNKLLGDGIQFIRKETEEDIYFNTEFRDFRKTDEALRIRKTDTGIEFTYKGPKIGKLSKSREEITVTVNNTENLIKILEKLGIKPAYTVVKNRIFLRDSEFIICLDTVKDLGEFIEIEIPNSTEEKLINYVNLFLEKYKIKATQIKKSYLELLVTKNEKNDSNTD
- a CDS encoding HIT domain-containing protein — its product is MDFLWAPWRSKYVADSSKSKKEEGFCIFCEFPKQNLDEKNLIVYRSRHAYIILNRFPYNPGHVMIVPYRHVSSIDLLDNNEAQDVFRLIKITLSSIRKIYSPDGFNIGINIGRTAGAGIEAHVHVHIVPRWNGDANFMPVLSNTKVLPEDLDTTYAKLKKTINDIISNEDSLDH